One genomic segment of Arthrobacter sp. zg-Y1110 includes these proteins:
- a CDS encoding tRNA pseudouridine(38-40) synthase TruA, whose amino-acid sequence MTIERPAVPEMDGGPFRVRMDLAYDGAPFSGWAAQPGLRTVQGLVEDGLAVLLRRPVRTTVAGRTDAGVHARGQVVHFDLTASEWHELARGRDMDPGVSLRRRLHGVLNKELTMPAREAGLQRRAVDALGGAVEVLSAVPAPAGFDARFSALWRRYSYRICDLPETRDPLSRHTTLWFKAPLDIDRMNEAAAGVLGIRDFLSFCKPRTGSTTTRELLEFSFHRGCDGVITTHIQADAFCHNMVRSLVGGSLLVGSGERRPQWLAERLFARIRDSKSLLAPPHPLVLEEVRYPADSDLARRAELTRAQRE is encoded by the coding sequence ATGACTATTGAAAGGCCCGCCGTCCCCGAAATGGATGGCGGGCCTTTCCGCGTCCGGATGGACCTCGCCTATGACGGTGCTCCCTTCTCCGGCTGGGCCGCCCAGCCCGGCCTGCGGACCGTCCAGGGCCTGGTCGAGGACGGGCTGGCAGTCCTGCTGCGCCGTCCGGTCCGGACAACAGTGGCGGGGCGGACCGACGCCGGCGTCCACGCCCGCGGCCAGGTGGTGCACTTCGACCTCACCGCGTCCGAATGGCACGAGCTGGCCAGGGGGCGGGACATGGACCCGGGAGTCTCCCTGCGGCGCAGGCTGCACGGGGTGCTGAACAAGGAGCTGACCATGCCGGCGCGGGAAGCAGGCCTCCAGCGACGCGCCGTGGATGCCCTGGGCGGAGCCGTGGAAGTGCTGTCGGCCGTCCCTGCCCCCGCGGGCTTCGATGCCCGTTTTTCGGCCCTCTGGCGGCGCTACAGCTACCGCATCTGCGACCTGCCCGAAACCCGGGATCCGCTGTCCCGGCACACCACACTCTGGTTCAAGGCGCCCCTGGACATTGACCGGATGAACGAAGCCGCCGCCGGCGTGCTGGGTATCCGGGACTTCCTCTCCTTCTGCAAACCGCGGACCGGTTCCACCACCACCCGGGAACTCCTGGAATTCAGCTTCCACCGGGGCTGTGACGGAGTTATCACCACCCACATCCAGGCTGATGCCTTCTGCCACAACATGGTCCGCTCGCTGGTGGGCGGCTCACTGCTGGTGGGGTCGGGGGAGCGGCGCCCCCAGTGGCTTGCCGAACGCCTGTTCGCGCGGATCCGCGACTCGAAGTCACTCCTGGCCCCGCCGCACCCGCTGGTGCTGGAGGAGGTCCGCTATCCGGCAGACTCCGATCTGGCCCGGCGTGCCGAGCTGACCCGGGCACAGCGCGAATAG
- the rplQ gene encoding 50S ribosomal protein L17, which translates to MPTPTKGKRLGGSPAHQRLMLANLAAQLFEHKQITTTVTKAKRLRPYAERLITFAKRGDLSSRRRVLALISDKGIVHELFTDIAPAVEKRDGGYTRITKIGNRKGDNAPMAVIELVLEPLSAKQSVVAEASTAAAAAAPAPAVESADSAESAESADSAESADSAESADSADEAVEATEEKK; encoded by the coding sequence ATGCCTACACCCACCAAGGGTAAGCGCCTCGGAGGCAGCCCGGCACACCAGCGACTGATGCTGGCCAACCTTGCCGCGCAGCTGTTCGAGCACAAGCAGATCACCACCACGGTGACCAAGGCCAAGCGTCTGCGTCCCTACGCAGAGCGCCTGATCACGTTCGCAAAGCGCGGGGACCTGTCCTCGCGCCGTCGCGTCCTGGCCCTGATCTCCGACAAGGGCATCGTCCACGAGCTCTTCACCGACATTGCTCCGGCAGTCGAGAAGCGCGACGGCGGCTACACCCGTATCACCAAGATCGGCAACCGCAAGGGCGACAACGCTCCCATGGCTGTCATCGAGCTGGTCCTGGAACCGCTTTCTGCCAAGCAGTCGGTTGTGGCCGAGGCCAGCACCGCTGCCGCTGCAGCCGCTCCGGCGCCTGCCGTTGAGTCTGCAGATTCCGCTGAGTCGGCTGAATCCGCCGATTCCGCTGAGTCCGCCGATTCGGCTGAGTCTGCCGACTCCGCTGACGAGGCTGTCGAAGCGACCGAAGAGAAGAAGTAA
- a CDS encoding DNA-directed RNA polymerase subunit alpha — MLIAQRPTLTEEVVADNRSRFIIEPLEPGFGYTLGNSLRRTLLSSIPGAAVTSIRIEGVLHEFTTVPGVKEDVTEIILNVKNLSVSSEHDEPVVAYLRKQGPGVVTAADIAPPAGVEFHNPDLHIATLNSKGKFELELTIERGRGYVSASQNKSGDQEIGRIPVDSIYSPVLKVTFRVEATRVEQRTDFDRLIVDVETKDAIAPRDAVASAGTTLVELFGLARELNTAAEGIEIGPSPTDAALAADMALPIEDLELTVRSYNCLKREGIHTVGELVARSEADLMDIRNFGAKSIDEVKAKLVELGLSLKDSPPGFDLAARAAAIEEDESEYSDDEL, encoded by the coding sequence GTGCTCATTGCACAGCGCCCCACCCTCACTGAAGAAGTCGTAGCCGACAACCGCTCACGGTTCATCATTGAACCCCTGGAGCCGGGTTTCGGTTACACCCTTGGTAACTCCCTCCGTCGTACCCTGCTGTCCTCCATTCCCGGTGCCGCTGTAACCAGCATCCGCATCGAGGGCGTGCTGCACGAGTTCACGACGGTTCCCGGCGTCAAGGAAGATGTCACTGAGATCATCCTGAACGTCAAGAACCTCTCGGTTTCCTCCGAGCACGACGAACCCGTTGTGGCTTACCTGCGCAAGCAGGGCCCCGGCGTGGTTACGGCCGCGGACATCGCTCCGCCGGCCGGCGTGGAGTTCCACAACCCCGACCTGCACATCGCCACGCTGAACTCGAAGGGCAAGTTCGAACTCGAACTGACCATCGAGCGCGGCCGCGGCTACGTGTCGGCCAGCCAGAACAAGTCCGGTGACCAGGAAATCGGCCGTATCCCGGTTGACTCCATTTACTCGCCGGTTCTGAAGGTGACCTTCCGCGTGGAAGCCACCCGTGTTGAGCAGCGCACCGACTTCGATCGCCTGATCGTTGACGTTGAAACCAAGGATGCCATTGCACCGCGCGACGCTGTCGCCTCTGCCGGTACCACCTTGGTTGAGCTGTTCGGCCTGGCACGTGAACTCAACACCGCCGCTGAAGGTATCGAAATCGGTCCGAGCCCCACGGATGCCGCACTGGCAGCCGACATGGCCCTGCCGATCGAAGACCTCGAGCTGACCGTGCGTTCGTACAACTGCCTCAAGCGCGAAGGCATCCACACCGTGGGTGAACTCGTAGCCCGCTCCGAGGCTGACCTGATGGACATCCGCAACTTCGGCGCGAAGTCCATCGACGAGGTGAAGGCAAAGCTGGTTGAACTGGGTCTGTCCCTGAAGGATTCCCCTCCCGGGTTTGACCTGGCCGCCCGTGCCGCAGCTATTGAAGAGGACGAGTCCGAGTACTCGGACGACGAGCTCTAA
- the rpsK gene encoding 30S ribosomal protein S11 has translation MPPKTRGAVRKPRRKDKKNIALGQAHIKSTFNNTIVSITDPSGAVISWASAGEVGFKGSRKSTPFAAQMAAEAAAKRAQEHGVRKVDVFVKGPGSGRETAIRSLQATGLEVGSIQDVTPSAHNGCRPPKRRRV, from the coding sequence ATGCCCCCCAAGACTCGTGGAGCGGTCCGCAAACCGCGTCGCAAGGATAAGAAGAATATCGCGCTCGGCCAGGCGCATATCAAGAGCACCTTCAACAACACCATCGTGTCCATCACGGACCCGTCCGGTGCTGTTATCTCATGGGCTTCCGCCGGTGAGGTTGGCTTCAAGGGCTCCCGTAAGTCCACCCCGTTCGCTGCTCAGATGGCTGCTGAAGCAGCCGCAAAGCGCGCACAGGAGCACGGCGTCCGCAAGGTCGACGTCTTCGTGAAGGGTCCGGGCTCCGGTCGCGAGACCGCCATCCGTTCGCTGCAGGCCACCGGCCTGGAGGTTGGCTCCATTCAGGACGTCACCCCGAGCGCACACAACGGTTGCCGTCCCCCGAAGCGCCGCCGCGTATAA
- the rpsM gene encoding 30S ribosomal protein S13: MARLAGVDIPREKRVVIALTYIYGVGKTRAEQTLVETGISPETRVKDLTDAELVQLRDYIEGNFKVEGDLRREVAADIRRKVEIGSYQGIRHRRGMPVHGQRTKTNARTRKGPKRTVAGKKKAGR, encoded by the coding sequence ATGGCACGTCTCGCTGGCGTTGACATTCCCCGCGAAAAGCGGGTAGTGATTGCGCTTACCTACATCTACGGCGTGGGCAAGACCCGTGCAGAGCAGACCCTTGTAGAGACCGGCATCAGCCCGGAAACTCGCGTCAAGGACCTCACCGACGCTGAACTCGTTCAGCTGCGTGACTACATCGAGGGCAACTTCAAGGTTGAGGGTGACCTCCGCCGTGAGGTGGCCGCCGACATCCGCCGCAAGGTTGAAATCGGCAGCTACCAGGGCATCCGGCACCGCCGCGGCATGCCCGTCCACGGTCAGCGCACGAAGACCAACGCTCGTACCCGCAAGGGCCCGAAGCGCACCGTTGCCGGTAAGAAGAAGGCCGGCCGCTAA
- the rpmJ gene encoding 50S ribosomal protein L36: MKVQPSVKQICDKCKVIRRNGRVMVICENPRHKQRQG; encoded by the coding sequence ATGAAGGTCCAGCCGAGCGTCAAGCAGATCTGCGATAAGTGCAAGGTGATTCGCCGTAACGGTCGAGTCATGGTGATCTGCGAGAACCCGCGCCACAAGCAGCGCCAGGGCTAA
- the infA gene encoding translation initiation factor IF-1, with protein sequence MAKKDGVIEIEGSVNEALPNAMFRVELANGHIVLAHISGKMRQHYIRILPGDRVVVELSPYDLTRGRIVYRYK encoded by the coding sequence ATGGCCAAGAAAGACGGCGTCATTGAGATCGAGGGCTCGGTAAACGAAGCCCTGCCCAACGCGATGTTCCGCGTTGAGCTGGCCAACGGCCACATTGTGCTCGCACACATCTCGGGAAAGATGCGTCAACACTACATTCGCATCCTCCCTGGAGACCGCGTTGTGGTGGAACTTAGCCCGTACGACCTCACCCGGGGTCGCATCGTCTACCGCTACAAATAA
- a CDS encoding glycerophosphodiester phosphodiesterase family protein — protein MASTNRAAVPAARSLSNLPAVIAHRGYSSAAPENTLPAFAAAAAAGAAMIETDLRLTADGTAVLLHDAKLGRTTNLRGRVGRTSAARLAMADAGAWFSKNHRGVPVPTLGDLLTFLSDWQQLGLVLEFKGEWSPRQVEPVADALWAAGLEGRMLVQAFSRRTVGALALAAPEFRRGLLVGQAPSGRHGETALQRFLFRVDAAACNPGGRFLAERPDLLERLRADGLSVYPWTLDRPAQWLEAFDSGVDGIITNRPGALAAWGNTRGGNWTAGAI, from the coding sequence ATGGCCTCGACGAACAGAGCAGCAGTCCCGGCGGCACGATCACTGAGCAACCTGCCGGCAGTGATCGCCCACCGGGGATACAGTTCGGCGGCACCGGAGAACACCCTTCCGGCATTTGCCGCGGCGGCAGCAGCCGGAGCCGCCATGATCGAAACGGATCTTCGCCTCACAGCCGACGGAACCGCGGTTCTCCTGCACGACGCGAAACTCGGCCGGACGACAAATCTGCGCGGGCGCGTGGGACGCACCTCAGCTGCCCGGCTTGCAATGGCGGATGCCGGTGCCTGGTTTTCCAAAAACCACAGGGGAGTGCCGGTGCCGACGCTTGGGGACCTTCTGACGTTCCTCTCCGACTGGCAGCAACTGGGATTGGTACTCGAGTTCAAGGGAGAGTGGAGCCCCCGTCAGGTGGAGCCCGTGGCCGACGCCCTGTGGGCGGCGGGACTGGAAGGCCGGATGCTCGTGCAGGCCTTTTCGCGGCGAACCGTAGGAGCCCTTGCCCTGGCGGCCCCGGAATTCCGGCGGGGTCTGCTCGTCGGCCAAGCACCGTCGGGCAGGCATGGCGAGACGGCACTGCAGCGGTTCCTCTTCCGGGTGGACGCTGCAGCGTGTAATCCCGGCGGGCGGTTCCTGGCGGAGCGTCCGGACCTGCTGGAGCGGCTGCGCGCCGACGGGCTGTCCGTCTATCCGTGGACCCTGGACCGCCCGGCACAGTGGCTGGAAGCCTTCGATTCGGGGGTGGACGGGATCATCACCAACCGTCCCGGCGCGTTGGCGGCGTGGGGAAACACCCGGGGAGGGAACTGGACAGCCGGAGCGATTTAA
- the map gene encoding type I methionyl aminopeptidase yields the protein MFGQPRIEYKTNEQMRIMREAGLVLISALDAAVKAADVGVSTREIDAVFARVLKEAGATSNFLGYYDYPATVCTSVNEEVVHGIPGDRVLQDGDIISIDGGAVVNGWHSDSARTVIVGTPDPEDQRLSDVTENAMWHGIAAAAKGKFVGDIGDAVDDYVSSVPGKKLGILEDYVGHGIGTEMHQAPDVLNYRTGHRGPKLRPGLCLAIEPMLVRGKILTRTLDDDWTVVTEDGSRSSQWEHSVAIHEKGIWVLTAPDGGASRLEPLGVTPVPIP from the coding sequence ATGTTCGGCCAGCCTCGAATCGAATACAAAACCAACGAGCAGATGCGCATCATGCGCGAAGCCGGCCTTGTATTGATCTCAGCGCTCGACGCGGCGGTCAAGGCCGCCGACGTCGGCGTCAGTACACGCGAGATCGATGCAGTATTTGCCCGGGTACTCAAGGAAGCGGGAGCCACCTCCAACTTCCTGGGGTACTACGACTACCCGGCCACGGTCTGCACGTCCGTGAATGAGGAAGTTGTCCACGGCATTCCGGGAGACCGGGTGCTGCAGGACGGCGACATCATTTCCATCGACGGCGGTGCAGTGGTGAACGGCTGGCACTCGGACTCCGCGCGTACCGTGATCGTGGGTACTCCGGATCCGGAGGACCAGCGGCTGTCGGATGTCACCGAGAACGCCATGTGGCACGGCATTGCCGCTGCTGCCAAAGGCAAGTTCGTGGGGGATATCGGCGACGCCGTGGACGACTATGTCAGCAGCGTCCCGGGCAAGAAGCTGGGAATCCTCGAGGACTATGTCGGCCACGGCATCGGCACCGAAATGCACCAGGCGCCGGACGTCCTGAACTACCGCACCGGACACCGCGGGCCGAAGCTGCGGCCGGGCCTGTGCCTGGCCATCGAGCCGATGCTGGTACGCGGCAAGATCCTCACCCGCACGCTCGATGATGACTGGACAGTTGTCACCGAAGACGGCAGCCGTTCCAGCCAGTGGGAGCACTCCGTTGCGATCCATGAAAAGGGGATCTGGGTGCTCACGGCGCCCGACGGCGGTGCCTCCCGGCTGGAACCGCTGGGTGTCACCCCGGTTCCGATTCCCTAG
- a CDS encoding adenylate kinase: MTRMLIIGPPGAGKGTQAARISDRLGVTAISTGDIFRSNVKEETPLGVEAKKYIDAGNFVPDTVTNAMVRSRLADGDVESGFLLDGYPRTVAQVEELDDILAGNGQKLDAVLLLTADDDELVARLLRRAELEGRSDDTEDVIRHRLNLYTQQTADVVARYEDRGIVTRVDGLGGIDEVTERVMEALKDLR, from the coding sequence ATGACAAGAATGCTCATTATCGGGCCTCCCGGCGCCGGTAAAGGAACTCAGGCCGCTCGGATCTCGGACCGGCTCGGTGTCACGGCAATATCAACCGGCGACATTTTCCGTTCGAACGTGAAAGAGGAAACGCCCCTGGGCGTGGAGGCGAAGAAGTACATCGACGCCGGCAACTTCGTTCCGGATACCGTCACCAACGCCATGGTCCGCAGCCGGCTGGCTGACGGCGACGTCGAATCTGGCTTCCTGCTGGACGGCTACCCGCGCACAGTGGCGCAGGTTGAGGAACTCGACGACATCCTGGCCGGCAACGGCCAGAAGCTTGACGCGGTGCTCCTGCTTACCGCCGACGACGATGAACTCGTGGCCCGCCTGCTCCGGCGTGCGGAACTCGAGGGCCGCAGCGATGACACGGAAGACGTCATCCGGCACCGCCTGAACCTCTACACGCAGCAGACGGCCGACGTCGTCGCCCGCTACGAGGACCGCGGAATCGTCACCCGGGTGGATGGCCTCGGCGGCATCGACGAAGTCACCGAGCGTGTCATGGAAGCACTGAAGGACCTGCGCTAA